One Aspergillus oryzae RIB40 DNA, chromosome 2 genomic window carries:
- the aspf22 gene encoding enolase acuN (enolase), with the protein MPITKIHARSVYDSRGNPTVEVDVVTETGLHRAIVPSGASTGQHEAHELRDGDKTHWGGKGVLKAVENVNKTIAPAVIEENLDVKDQSKVDEFLKKLDGSANKSNLGANAILGVSLAIAKAGAAEKGVPLYAHISDLAGTKKPYVLPVPFQNVLNGGSHAGGRLAFQEFMIVPSAAPSFSEALRQGAEVYQKLKTLAKKKYGQSAGNVGDEGGVAPDIQTAEEALDLITEAIEQAGYTGKMKIAMDVASSEFYKADVKKYDLDFKNPDSDSSKWLTYEQLADLYKTLASKYPIVSIEDPFAEDDWEAWSYFYKTSDFQIVGDDLTVTNPLRIKKAIETKACNALLLKVNQIGTLTESIQAAKDSYADNWGVMVSHRSGETEDVTIADIAVGLRSGQIKTGAPARSERLAKLNQILRIEEELGNNAIYAGEKFRTSVNL; encoded by the exons ATGCCTATCACCAAGATCCACGCCCGCTCTGTTTACGACTCCCGCGGTAACCCTACCGTTGAGGTGGACGTTGTCACCGAGACTGGTTTGCACCGCGCTATCGTTCCCTCTGGTGCTTCCACTG GTCAGCACGAGGCCCACGAGCTCCGTGACGGTGACAAGACCCACTGGGGTGGAAAGG GTGTTCTCAAGGCTGTCGAGAACGTCAATAAGACCATTGCCCCCGCCGTCATCGAGGAGAACCTTGATGTCAAGGACCAGTCCAAGGTCGATGAGTTCCTCAAAAAGCTTGATGGATCTGCTAACAAGTCTAACCTCGGTGCTAACGCCATCCTCGGTGTCAGCTtggccattgccaaggctgGTGCTGCTGAGAAGGGTGTCCCTCTCTATGCTCACATCTCCGACCTTGCTGGTACTAAGAAGCCCTATGTGCTTCCTGTCCCCTTCCAGAACGTCCTGAACGGTGGCTCTCACGCTGGTGGCCGTCTGGCTTTCCAGGAGTTCATGATTGTTCCTTC CGCTgccccctctttctccgagGCTCTTCGCCAGGGTGCTGAGGTCTACCAGAAGCTCAAGACTctcgccaagaagaagtacgGCCAGTCTGCTGGCAATGTTGGTGACGAGGGTGGTGTTGCTCCCGATATCCAGACTGCTGAGGAGGCACTTGACCTCATCACCGAGGCCATTGAGCAGGCCGGTTACACTGGCAAGATGAAGATTGCCATGGACGTTGCTTCCAGCGAATTCTACAAGGCTGATGTCAAGAAGTACGACCTTGACTTCAAGAACCCCGACAGCGACTCCTCCAAGTGGCTCACCTACGAGCAACTGGCCGACCTTTACAAGACTCTTGCCAGCAAGTACCCCATTGTCAGCATTGAGGACCCCTTCGCTGAGGATGACTGGGAGGCCTGGAGCTACTTCTACAAGACTTCTGACTTCCAGATTGTTGG TGATGACTTGACCGTCACCAACCCCCTGCGTATCAAGAAGGCCATCGAGACCAAGGCTTGCAACGCCCTTCTGCTCAAGGTCAACCAGATCGGTACTCTTACCGAGTCCATCCAGGCTGCCAAGGACTCCTACGCTGACAACTGGGGTGTCATGGTTTCCCACCGTTCCGGTGAGACTGAGGATGTCACCATTGCCGATATCGCTGTCGGTCTCCGCTCTGGCCAGATCAAGACCGGTGCTCCTGCCCGCTCTGAGCGTCTGGCCAAGCTGAACCAGATCCTCCGTATCGAGGAGGAGCTGGGCAACAACGCCATCTATGCTGGCGAAAAGTTCCGCACTTCTGTCAACCTGTAA
- a CDS encoding 14-3-3 adaptor artA-like protein (multifunctional chaperone (14-3-3 family)) encodes MTSETFLARLCEQAERYDDRFPRTPFLALLTPHQIGGELTVDERNLLSVAYKNVVGTRRASWRIISSIEQKEESKGSEQHVSIIRDYRQKIETELEKVCQDVLDVLDESLIPKAETGESKVFYYKMKGDYHRYLAEFASGNKRKVAATAAHEAYKNATDVAQTDLTPTHPIRLGLALNFSVFYYEILNSPDRACHLAKQAFDDAIAELDSLSEESYRDSTLIMQLLRDNLTLWTSSDGQEPEGAASKEDKPEEESAPAPEDKGEESKPAAPES; translated from the exons ATGACTTCTGAG ACATTCCTCGCCCGCCTTTGCGAGCAGGCTGAGCGCTACGATG ATCGCTTCCCCCGCACCCCTTTTCTTGCCTTGCTGACCCCGCATCAGATTGGAGGCGAGCTTACCGTCGATGAGCGTAACCTTCTTTCCGTTGCCTACAAGAACGTGGTCGGCACCCGCCGTGCTTCCTGGCGTatcatctcctccattgAACAGAAGGAGGAGTCCAAGGGCTCTGAGCAACACGTCTCGATCATCCGTGACTACCGACAGAAGATCGAAACcgagctggagaaggtctgcCAGGATGTTCTTGACGTTCTGGACGAGTCCCTCATTCCCAAGGCCGAGACTGGCGAGTCCAAGGTTTTTTACTACAAGAT GAAGGGCGACTACCACCGTTATCTTGCTGAATTTGCTTCTGGCAACAAGCGTAAGGTtgctgctactgctgccCACGAGGCCTACAAG AACGCCACCGACGTTGCCCAGACTGATCTCACCCCCACTCACCCCATCCGCTTGGGTCTtgccttgaacttctccgTGTTCTACTACGAGATCCTGAACTCTCCCGATCGTGCCTGCCACCTTGCCAAGCAGGCTttcgatgatgccatcgCCGAGCTTGATTCGCTCTCGGAGGAAAGCTACCGTGACAGCACCCTTATCATGCAGCTCCTGCGTGACAACCTTACCCTTTGGACTTCTTCCGATGGCCAGGAGCCCGAGGGTGCTGCTTCTAAGGAAGACAAGCCTGAAGAGGAGTCTGCCCCTGCCCCCGAGGACAAGGGTGAGGAATCCAAGCCTGCCGCCCCTGAGTCTTAA
- the rpt4 gene encoding proteasome regulatory particle base subunit RPT4 (26S proteasome regulatory complex, ATPase RPT4), producing MNGAADPEREQALEDYKKSLLELREWEAKLKSLRMGIKDLQREFDISEENIKALQSVGQIIGEVLKQLDEERFIVKASSGPRYVVGCRSKVDKSKLKQGTRVALDMTTLTIMRMLPREVDPLVYNMSLEDPGQVNFAGIGGLNEQIRELREVIELPLKNPELFHRVGIKPPKGVLLYGPPGTGKTLLARAVASSMETNFLKVVSSAIVDKYIGESARLIREMFGYAKEHEPCIIFMDEIDAIGGRRFSEGTSADREIQRTLMELLNQLDGFDYLGKTKIIMATNRPDTLDPALLRAGRLDRKIEIPLPNEVGRLEILKIHSSTVQLEGDIDFESVVKMSDGLNGADLRNVVTEAGLFAIKDYRDAINQDDFNRAVRKVAEAKKLEGKLEYQKL from the exons ATGAACGGCGCTGCTGACCCGGAGAGAGAGCAGGCGCTCGAGGACTACAAGAAGAGCCTGCTGGAGCTCCGAGAATGGGAGGCCAAGCTCAAATCGCTCCGGATGGGAATCAAGGATTTGCAAAGAGAGTTTGATATATCAGAGGAAAACATTAAGGCTCTACAGAGTGTGGGCCAGATCATCGGTGAAGTGTTGAagcagctggatgaggagagat TCATTGTTAAGGCATCATCCGGTCCCCGTTATGTCGTCGGTTGCCGTTCGAAGGTCGATAAGTCGAAACTGAAACAAGGGACTCGTGTCGCTCTCGATATGACAACCCTGACTATCATGAGGATGCTGCCACGGGAGGTTGATCCATTAGTATACAACATGTCTTTGGAGGACCCGGGACAAGTCAACTTCGCTGGTATTGGTGGCTTGAACGAACAAATCCGAGAGTTACGAGAAGTGATCGAGTTGCCGCTCAAAAATCCCGAGCTTTTCCACCGAGTTGGTATTAAGCCACCCAAGGGTGTCCTCCTTTATGGACCTCCTGGTACAGGAAAGACACTGCTGGCACGAGCCGTGGCAAGCTCTATGGAGACCAACTTTTTGAAGG TTGTCTCGTCTGCCATCGTCGACAAGTACATCGGTGAATCTGCACGGTTAATAAGAGAGATGTTCGGGTACGCCAAGGAGCATGAGCCTTGTATTATCTTCATGGATGAAATCGATGCTATTGGTGGTCGACGATTCTCTGAGGGTACATCCGCTGACCGTGAAATCCAACGGACATTGATGGAGCTTCTTAACCAATTGGATGGCTTCGATTACCttggaaagacgaagatcatcatggctACGAACAGACCTGATACTCTTGATCCCGCTCTGTTGCGAGCGGGTCGTTTGGACCGCAAGATTGAGATTCCTCTGCCCAATGAAGTTGGTCGtttggagatcttgaagatcCACTCTAGTACTGTCCAACTCGAGGGTGATATAGACTTTGAGAGCGTCGTGAAGATGAGCGACGGTCTTAACGGAGCAGATCTGCGCAATGTTGTCACGGAAGC TGGTTTGTTTGCCATTAAGGACTACCGAGACGCTATTAACCAAGATGACTTCAACCGGGCGGTGCGCAAGGTGGCGGAAGCTAAGAAGCTGGAAGGCAAGCTGGAGTACCAGAAGCTTTAG
- a CDS encoding eukaryotic translation initiation factor 3 subunit J (predicted protein): MAPERWDDEEDSVSPPPVAPRRRFDDEEEDEVLDSWDAAEDSEVEREKAAKAAEAKAKADAEAAAKKKSKSQRIQEHKEERKKKAEEEDSDSEEEDDADKRARLRRAQKDADLKHAEDLFGDIDLNRNRGAPKAIVISDSADPTQAVDLSAMPLFKPTTKEQFARLTSTLIPLLTPHSKKPHYSLWAQEFAKQLVKELNSADVKKIASAMTTMSNEKMREERAADKGSKKSKAAKTKVSLVTSRDNKLDADYDNGDDGLGDDDFM; encoded by the exons ATGGCGCCCGAACGGTGGG acgatgaggaggacagTGTCTCCCCTCCTCCTGTGGCTCCTCGTCGCAGAttcgacgatgaagaagaagatgag GTCCTCGACTCCTGGGACGCCGCTGAAGACTCCGAAGTAGAGCGGGAAAAGGCAGCCAAAGCGGCCGAAGCCAAGGCTAAGGCCGACGCCGAAGCTgccgcaaagaagaagagcaagtcgCAGCGTATACAGGAACACAAGGAGGAGCGCaaaaagaaggccgaagaggaggattccgacagcgaggaggaggacgatgCCGACAAGAGAGCCCGTCTGCGCCGCGCCCAGAAGGATGCCGATCTCAAGCACGCTGAAGATCTGTTCGGTGATATCGACCTCAACCGGAACCGCGGCGCCCCCAAGGCTATCGTTATTAGTGACTCGGCCGACCCGACGCAGGCCGTCGATCTTTCTGCCATGCCTTTATTCAAGCCTACCACTAAGGAGCAGTTCGCTCGTTTGACTTCCACCCTTATCCCGCTCCTGACTCCCCATTCGAAGAAGCCTCACTATTCCCTGTGGGCGCAGGAGTTTGCTAAGCAGCTTGTTAAGGAGCTGAACAGCGCAgatgtcaagaagatcgcTAGTGCTATGACTACTATGAGCAacgagaagatgagagagGAGCGCGCCGCTGACAAgggcagcaagaagagcaaggcgGCCAAGACGAAGGTGTCACTGGTTACTTCCAGAGATAACAAGCTTGATGCTGATTATgacaatggtgatgatggaTTGGGTGATGACGATTTCATGTGA
- a CDS encoding calcium-transporting ATPase (Ca2+ transporting ATPase), giving the protein MEHSYLYSPKEVLEHFSVSEHSGLSQEQALKSRQKHGPNALAEDPPTPLWELILEQFKDQLVLILLGSAALSFVLALFEEGDDWTAFVDPIVILTILILNSVVGVTQETSAEKAIAALQEYSANEATVVRDGKTQRIKAEDLVPGDIIHIAVGDRVPADCRLIAVHSNSFRVDQAILTGESESVGKDTRAIRDKQAVKQDQTNILFSGTTVVNGHATALVVLTGGSTAIGDIHDSITSQISEPTPLKQKLNDFGDMLAKVITVICILVWVINIEHFNDPSHGGWTKGAIYYLKIAVSLGVAAIPEGLAVVITTCLALGTRKMANKNAVVRSLPSVETLGSCSVICSDKTGTLTTNQMSVNKVVYLDKTGNGVQEIDVEGTTFAPEGNLSQNGKVLQNLAVSSSTIRQMAEVMAICNSANLSHDAKSGVYSCIGEPTEGALRVLVEKIGTDDAATNMKIFQLPASQRLRASSAYYEGRLPLKATYEFSRDRKSMSVLVGTEKKQSLLVKGAPESILERCTHVLLGPDGPRVPITKEHADLLSAEIVEYGNRGLRVMAFARVDDVGANPLLRNAQTSDDYAQLERNMTLIGLAAMLDPPRVEVADSIKKCLAAGIRVIVITGDSRNTAEAVCRHIGIFAEDEDLAGKSFTGREFDGLSDSEKLEAVKTASLFSRTEPSHKSKLVDLLQSLGHVVAMTGDGVNDAPALKKSDIGVAMGTGTDVAKLAADMVLADDNFATITVAVEEGRSIYSNTQQFIRYLISSNIGEVVSIFLTAALGMPEALVPVQLLWVNLVTDGLPATALSFNPPDHDVMRRPPRKRDEPLVGGWLLFRYMVIGTYVGAATVFGYVWWFLYNPEGPQISFWQLSHFHKCSAQFPEIGCEMFTNDMSRAASTVSLSILVVIEMLNAMNALSSSESLFTFALWNNMMLVYAIILSMTLHFAILYIPFLQGLFSILPLNWVEWKAVLAISAPVIIIDEALKFVERQMYTTTPKAIGQQNGAASKPKRA; this is encoded by the exons ATGGAGCATTCCTACCTCTATTCCCCAAAAGAGGTGCTGGAGCACTTCAGTGTTTCAGAGCACTCGGGTCTATCGCAAGAACAGGCATTGAAATCCAGGCAAAAACATGGACCGAATG CGCTCGCGGAAGACCCTCCCACCCCCCTTTGGGAGCTCATCCTGGAACAATTCAAAGATCAACTGGTCCTCATTCTTTTAGGCTCGGCTGCGCTGTCTTTTGTCTTGGCTCTCTTTGAAGAAGGAGACGATTGGACTGCCTTTGTTGACCCGATTGTG ATCCTAACGATCCTGATCCTCAATTCTGTCGTTGGCGTGACGCAGGAAACCAGCGCGGAGAAAGCAATTGCCGCGCTCCAGGAATACTCCGCGAATGAGGCTACTGTGGTTCGTGATGGGAAAACTCAGCGTATCAAGGCCGAAGATTTGGTTCCTGGAGACATAATCCATATCGCGGTTGGAGATCGTGTACCTGCCGACTGCCGACTGATCGCAGTCCATAGCAACAGTTTCCGGGTCGACCAGGCTATCTTGACGGGCGAGAGCGAGAGCGTGGGGAAAGATACTCGCGCCATTCGCGATAAGCAGGCTGTCAAGCAAGATCAGACCAACATCCTCTTCTCGGGTACCACAGTTGTCAATGGACACGCTACAGCCTTGGTGGTTCTGACCGGCGGATCAACTGCCATCggtgatatccatgataGCATCACGTCTCAGATTTCGGAGCCAACACCACTGAAGCAGAAACTTAACGATTTCGGTGATATGCTTGCCAAAGTGATAACGGTCATTTGTATTCTGGTGTGGGTGATCAATATTGAGCACTTTAACGACCCGTCTCACGGCGGTTGGACCAAAGGAGCTATTTATTACCTCAAGATTGCGGTTTCACTTGGTGTGGCTGCCATTCCTGAAGGCTTGGCTGTTGTAATCACTACCTGTCTTGCTCTCGGTACTCGTAAGATGGCCAACAAAAACGCGGTGGTTCGATCGCTTCCTTCCGTGGAAACCTTAGGAAGTTGCAGCGTTATCTGCTCAGACAAGACCGGTACTCTGACCACTAATCAGATGAGTGTGAACAAGGTCGTCTACCTGGACAAGACTGGCAACGGTGTTCAAGAGATTGATGTCGAAGGTACAACTTTCGCGCCCGAGGGCAATCTTTCCCAGAATGGCAAGGTCTTGCAAAATCTCGCGGTTTCTTCCTCCACTATCCGACAGATGGCCGAGGTAATGGCTATATGTAACAGTGCAAATCTCTCCCACGATGCCAAGAGTGGTGTCTACTCCTGTATCGGCGAGCCAACCGAGGGAGCCTTGCGCGTCCTGGTTGAGAAAATTGGAACTGACGACGCCGCTACCAACATGAAAATATTTCAGCTACCTGCATCTCAGAGGCTTCGTGCTTCGAGTGCCTACTATGAAGGTCGGCTACCACTGAAGGCAACGTACGAGTTTTCTCGCGACCGAAAGAGTATGTCTGTTCTCGTTGGCACtgagaagaaacaaagtctTTTGGTTAAGGGTGCTCCTGAATCTATCCTTGAGCGATGCACACATGTTCTCCTGGGACCTGATGGACCCCGTGTACCTATCACTAAAGAGCACGCTGACCTGCTCTCTGCCGAGATTGTTGAATATGGCAACCGTGGCCTTCGTGTGATGGCTTTCGCCCGTGTTGATGATGTGGGAGCCAACCCCCTCCTGCGCAACGCCCAGACTTCCGATGATTACGCTCAATTGGAACGGAACATGACTCTCATTGGCCTTGCCGCCATGCTTGACCCCCCGCGTGTCGAGGTTGCCGATTCGATTAAGAAGTGCCTTGCTGCTGGTATTCGGGTGATCGTCATCACCGGTGATAGCCGAAACACTGCTGAGGCCGTCTGCCGCCATATTGGTATCTtcgctgaagatgaagatcttgcCGGCAAAAGCTTTACCGGTAGGGAGTTCGATGGCCTTTCTGATAGTGAGAAACTCGAAGCTGTTAAGACGgcctctcttttctctcggACCGAGCCCAGCCACAAGTCTAAGTTGGTCGATCTCCTTCAGTCTTTGGGCCATGTGGTTGCAATGACCGGTGATGGAGTCAACGATGCGCCTGCCCTGAAAAAATCTGATATTGGTGTAGCTATGGGTACCGGTACCGATGTAGCTAAGCTGGCTGCTGATATGGTGCTGGCAGATGACAACTTTGCAACCATCACTGTTGCCGTTGAGGAAGGAAGATCTATTTACAGCAACACTCAGCAGTTCATCCGGTATCTTATCTCTTCTAACATTGGAGAAGTggtgtcgatcttcttgacGGCGGCTTTGGGTATGCCTGAAGCGTTGGTACCCGTGCAGTTGTTGTGGGTGAACTTGGTCACCGACGGTTTGCCTGCGACTGCTCTATCATTCAACCCACCTGATCATGATGTGATGAGACGCCCCCCACGTAAACGTGATGAGCCCCTTGTTGGTGGCTGGCTACTGTTCAGATACATGGTTATCGGCACATACGTCGGTGCTGCCACCGTCTTTGGCTACGTTTGGTGGTTCCTCTACAACCCAGAAGGGCCCCAGATTTCGTTCTGGCAACTG TCCCATTTCCACAAGTGCTCCGCACAGTTCCCCGAAATTGGTTGTGAGATGTTTACGAACGACATGTCGCGAGCTGCTTCTACAGTTTCATTGTCCATCTTGGTAGTAATCGAGATGCTGAACGCTATGAATGCCCTTTCGTCTAGCGAATCCCTGTTCACTTTCGCTCTCTGGAACAACATGATGCTGGTCTATGCTATCATTCTTTCGATGACATTGCACTTTGCCATCTTGTATATTCCATTTTTACAGGGGCTTTTCTCGATCCTACCGCTAAACTGGGTTGAATGGAAGGCAGTCTTGGCCATTAGCGCTCCCGTTAT AATCATTGATGAGGCACTTAAATTCGTCGAGCGTCAGATGTACACTACAACCCCCAAGGCTATAGGACAGCAGAATGGAGCTGCATCCAAGCCTAAGAGGGCATAG